A stretch of DNA from Serinibacter arcticus:
GCTCGACACCCTCACCTCCCAGCGCGTGCGCGATCTCGCGCCCGGGGCGGCGAGGGCCGCAGCGCCGAGCTGCTGCTGCTGGACGTCCACGGCCGCGTCGAGCACTCCGCCGCGCTGGTGGACGACGGCACGACCGCCCACCTGATCACCGAGGGGGCGCACGCCGAGGAGCTGGCCGCGTTCCTCGAGCGGATGCGCTTCATGCTCGACGTCGCGGTCGCGACGGCGGACGTCGCCGTCCTCGGCTTCGTCGCACCCGACGGCGTGCGCTCGTCGCCGCTCGCGCAGGAGCTCGCCGTCGCCGTCGGGCACCGCGGTGGGTCGCTCCTGCTGTGGGCCGATCCGTGGCCCGGCGTCGTGGAGGGCGGGACGCGCTACGCCGACGTCGCCGAGCACCCCGGATCCCTGACCCCGTTCGTCCTCGCGCTGGTGGAACCCGCGGCGGTGGACGACCTCGTCGCGCACCTCGCGCGCGAGGGCGTCGGTGTGGCCGGGTCGCTCGCGTGGGAGGCGCTCCGCGTCGCCGCCTGGAGGCCGCGACTGGCCCGCGAGGTCGACGACAGGTCGCTGCCGCACGAGCTCGACTGGCTGCGCACCGCCGTCCACCTGGACAAGGGGTGCTACCGCGGCCAGGAGGGCGTGGCGCGCACCTACAACCTCGGCAGGCCGCCGCGTCGTCTCGTGATGCTGCACCTCGACGGCTCCGACCACCTGCTGCCCGAGGTGGGCGCCGCCGTCGCGCTCGGCGAGAAGGTCGTCGGACGCGTGACGAGCGTGGCCCGCCACCACGAGCTCGGACCGATCGCGCTCGCCGTCGTCAAGCGCTCGGTGCCGCCCGAGGAGGACCTGCGGGTGCAGGGCCCGGCGGGCGACATCGCCGCGTCGCAGGAGCTCGTCGTCGGGGTCGAGGGGTTCGGCGAGGGCCGCCCGCAGGCGCGCGCCGCCGTCACCCCGGGACTTCGCCGCCGCCAGGAGCCGTGA
This window harbors:
- a CDS encoding YgfZ/GcvT domain-containing protein, whose product is MDDGTTAHLITEGAHAEELAAFLERMRFMLDVAVATADVAVLGFVAPDGVRSSPLAQELAVAVGHRGGSLLLWADPWPGVVEGGTRYADVAEHPGSLTPFVLALVEPAAVDDLVAHLAREGVGVAGSLAWEALRVAAWRPRLAREVDDRSLPHELDWLRTAVHLDKGCYRGQEGVARTYNLGRPPRRLVMLHLDGSDHLLPEVGAAVALGEKVVGRVTSVARHHELGPIALAVVKRSVPPEEDLRVQGPAGDIAASQELVVGVEGFGEGRPQARAAVTPGLRRRQEP